In Spinacia oleracea cultivar Varoflay chromosome 5, BTI_SOV_V1, whole genome shotgun sequence, a single window of DNA contains:
- the LOC110777476 gene encoding uncharacterized protein isoform X1 — protein MVRRTTTTATTTTAVNNTNIVAPLKKKKGRPSLIDLQNRALLLQQQQQQQQEKNPNFESHFPQSNPNRRSRSARRIPNLPARFIDGSDSDDHSIPNSIDDDENDDEIDDDDDDERAEKKVKLVVQFPNSNNKIINAIAQDVKGAKATDNDNGTRRMVGGALESGPTPSTSAATATAITTTTSTPLPDKKLLLLILDKLQKKDTRGVFAEPVDPEELPDYHEIIENPMDFETVRKKLMGGFYSILEQLEDDINLICSNAMQYNSPSTVFHRQARAIQELAKKEFETLKQDGALIELPTKPRRGRPPGSRNLKKLLESSPPDRNVRESSSDAMPASRDVTPASRDVMPTSREEDVTRSGSYNLRKGPSLYRFPRYLENCFDFSASSSSSKLMSAKYGKKPYGSDESRRDTYYLSCESDSGQDQIMTPFGGLDRQLIAQVGLASDHNSYARSLAQFAADLGPEVWKVASKKIRSVLPQGTEFGPGWVGENKVSSMQLSSLPEKLVELQGSFKGEPHHLSTSGFRNSNLASKPLTSCPEKSMESRELSSNVEWSSLKGGNEVVGPGPSLQVQHQGSVYPLMNGFSSSYAPGSQLQEAMGRHSSSFLNPHTLDSSSFDTSRSFPGMMNSENEMPTHGMPYWQNLSIQESWDRPYPMELNKGFQASGSKSTNLPIGSPPQLDLVLQL, from the exons ATGGTGAGACGAACCACCACCACGGCCACCACCACAACCGCCGTCAATAACACCAACATCGTCGCCCCCTTGAAGAAGAAAAAAGGCCGCCCTTCTCTAATAGATCTTCAAAATCGCGCCCTTCTtctccaacaacaacaacaacaacaacaagaaaaaaaccctaatttcgaATCCCATTTccctcaatcaaaccctaatcgTCGCTCTCGATCTGCTCGTCGGATCCCCAATTTACCTGCTCGCTTTATCGACGGCTCCGATTCTGACGATCATTCCATTCCCAATTCAATTGACGACGACGAAAATGATGATGAAAttgatgatgacgatgatgatgaaaGGGCTGAGAAGAAGGTTAAACTCGTCGTTCAATTCCCCAATTCTAATAACAAAATCATCAATGCCATTGCTCAG GATGTAAAGGGTGCGAAAGCGACTGACAACGATAATG GGACAAGGAGGATGGTAGGTGGTGCTTTGGAAAGTGGGCCCACACCTTCAACGTCTGCTGCTACTGCTACagcaataacaacaacaacaagtacGCCTTTGCCTGATAAAAAGTTGCTGCTCCTCATTCTTGATAAACTCCAAAA GAAGGATACTCGAGGCGTGTTTGCAGAGCCGGTCGATCCGGAGGAG CTTCCAGACTATCATGAGATTATTGAGAATCCCATGGATTTTGAAACAGTGAGGAAGAAACTCATGGGCGGCTTTTATTCGATTTTGGAGCAGCTTGAG GATGacataaatttaatttgttcAAACGCAATGCAGTATAATTCACCTTCTACGGTATTCCATCGGcag GCCCGAGCTATCCAAGAGCTTGCTAAGAAGGAATTTGAAACATTGAAACAAGATGGTGCTCTTATTGAGCTACCAACCAAACCTAGAAGAGGTAGACCACCAGGCAGTAGAAATCTGAAAAAGCTCCTAGAGAGTTCACCACCGGATCGCAATGTCCGTGAGTCATCATCAGATGCCATGCCTGCTTCTCGGGATGTTACACCTGCTTCTCGAGATGTCATGCCTACTTCTCGGGAGGAGGACGTGACGAGATCAGGCTCCTACAATCTGAGGAAAGGACCCAGTTTATACCGGTTCCCTCGCTatcttgaaaattgttttgatttttcAG catcttcttcttcttctaaaTTGATGTCAGCTAAGTACGGAAAAAAGCCATATGGTTCTGATGAAAGTAGGCGCGACACTTACTACCTTTCCTGCGAATCCGATTCTGGTCAGGATCAAATAATGACTCCTTTTGGAGGCCTAGATAGGCAGTTGATTGCA CAGGTAGGTCTTGCCTCAGATCATAATAGCTATGCAAGAAGCCTAGCTCAATTTGCTGCAGACCTTGGGCCTGAAGTTTGGAAAGTCGCCTCGAAAAAGATAAGAAGTGTTCTGCCTCAAGGTACAGAGTTTGGTCCTGGATGGGTTGGCGAAAACAAGGTGTCATCAATGCAACTCTCTTCCTTGCCAGAGAAGCTGGTAGAGTTGCAGGGTTCCTTCAAAGGTGAACCACATCATCTGTCAACATCAGGCTTCAGAAATTCTAATTTGGCCAGCAAACCCCTTACATCTTGCCCTGAAAAATCGATGGAATCTCGAGAATTAAGTTCCAACGTTGAATGGTCTTCACTAAAAGGTGGTAATGAAGTGGTGGGGCCCGGGCCTTCGTTGCAGGTTCAACATCAAGGTTCTGTTTATCCACTTATGAATGGTTTCAGTAGCAGTTATGCTCCAGGTTCTCAATTGCAGGAAGCAATGGGAAGACACTCATCATCATTTTTAAATCCTCATACTTTAGATTCAAGTTCATTTGATACCTCTAGAAGCTTCCCTGGGATGATGAACTCCGAGAATGAGATGCCCACCCATGGAATGCCATATTGGCAAAATCTATCCATACAAGAAAGTTGGGATCGCCCATATCCAATGGAGCTCAATAAGGGATTCCAGGCATCTGGTTCCAAAAGTACCAATTTACCCATTGGTTCTCCTCCGCAACTAGACTTAGTCCTGCAGCTTTGA
- the LOC110777476 gene encoding uncharacterized protein isoform X2 has protein sequence MVRRTTTTATTTTAVNNTNIVAPLKKKKGRPSLIDLQNRALLLQQQQQQQQEKNPNFESHFPQSNPNRRSRSARRIPNLPARFIDGSDSDDHSIPNSIDDDENDDEIDDDDDDERAEKKVKLVVQFPNSNNKIINAIAQDVKGAKATDNDNGTRRMVGGALESGPTPSTSAATATAITTTTSTPLPDKKLLLLILDKLQKKDTRGVFAEPVDPEELPDYHEIIENPMDFETVRKKLMGGFYSILEQLEDDINLICSNAMQYNSPSTVFHRQARAIQELAKKEFETLKQDGALIELPTKPRRGRPPGSRNLKKLLESSPPDRNVRESSSDAMPASRDVTPASRDVMPTSREEDVTRSGSYNLRKGPSLYRFPRYLENCFDFSASSSSSKLMSAKYGKKPYGSDESRRDTYYLSCESDSGQDQIMTPFGGLDRQLIAVGLASDHNSYARSLAQFAADLGPEVWKVASKKIRSVLPQGTEFGPGWVGENKVSSMQLSSLPEKLVELQGSFKGEPHHLSTSGFRNSNLASKPLTSCPEKSMESRELSSNVEWSSLKGGNEVVGPGPSLQVQHQGSVYPLMNGFSSSYAPGSQLQEAMGRHSSSFLNPHTLDSSSFDTSRSFPGMMNSENEMPTHGMPYWQNLSIQESWDRPYPMELNKGFQASGSKSTNLPIGSPPQLDLVLQL, from the exons ATGGTGAGACGAACCACCACCACGGCCACCACCACAACCGCCGTCAATAACACCAACATCGTCGCCCCCTTGAAGAAGAAAAAAGGCCGCCCTTCTCTAATAGATCTTCAAAATCGCGCCCTTCTtctccaacaacaacaacaacaacaacaagaaaaaaaccctaatttcgaATCCCATTTccctcaatcaaaccctaatcgTCGCTCTCGATCTGCTCGTCGGATCCCCAATTTACCTGCTCGCTTTATCGACGGCTCCGATTCTGACGATCATTCCATTCCCAATTCAATTGACGACGACGAAAATGATGATGAAAttgatgatgacgatgatgatgaaaGGGCTGAGAAGAAGGTTAAACTCGTCGTTCAATTCCCCAATTCTAATAACAAAATCATCAATGCCATTGCTCAG GATGTAAAGGGTGCGAAAGCGACTGACAACGATAATG GGACAAGGAGGATGGTAGGTGGTGCTTTGGAAAGTGGGCCCACACCTTCAACGTCTGCTGCTACTGCTACagcaataacaacaacaacaagtacGCCTTTGCCTGATAAAAAGTTGCTGCTCCTCATTCTTGATAAACTCCAAAA GAAGGATACTCGAGGCGTGTTTGCAGAGCCGGTCGATCCGGAGGAG CTTCCAGACTATCATGAGATTATTGAGAATCCCATGGATTTTGAAACAGTGAGGAAGAAACTCATGGGCGGCTTTTATTCGATTTTGGAGCAGCTTGAG GATGacataaatttaatttgttcAAACGCAATGCAGTATAATTCACCTTCTACGGTATTCCATCGGcag GCCCGAGCTATCCAAGAGCTTGCTAAGAAGGAATTTGAAACATTGAAACAAGATGGTGCTCTTATTGAGCTACCAACCAAACCTAGAAGAGGTAGACCACCAGGCAGTAGAAATCTGAAAAAGCTCCTAGAGAGTTCACCACCGGATCGCAATGTCCGTGAGTCATCATCAGATGCCATGCCTGCTTCTCGGGATGTTACACCTGCTTCTCGAGATGTCATGCCTACTTCTCGGGAGGAGGACGTGACGAGATCAGGCTCCTACAATCTGAGGAAAGGACCCAGTTTATACCGGTTCCCTCGCTatcttgaaaattgttttgatttttcAG catcttcttcttcttctaaaTTGATGTCAGCTAAGTACGGAAAAAAGCCATATGGTTCTGATGAAAGTAGGCGCGACACTTACTACCTTTCCTGCGAATCCGATTCTGGTCAGGATCAAATAATGACTCCTTTTGGAGGCCTAGATAGGCAGTTGATTGCA GTAGGTCTTGCCTCAGATCATAATAGCTATGCAAGAAGCCTAGCTCAATTTGCTGCAGACCTTGGGCCTGAAGTTTGGAAAGTCGCCTCGAAAAAGATAAGAAGTGTTCTGCCTCAAGGTACAGAGTTTGGTCCTGGATGGGTTGGCGAAAACAAGGTGTCATCAATGCAACTCTCTTCCTTGCCAGAGAAGCTGGTAGAGTTGCAGGGTTCCTTCAAAGGTGAACCACATCATCTGTCAACATCAGGCTTCAGAAATTCTAATTTGGCCAGCAAACCCCTTACATCTTGCCCTGAAAAATCGATGGAATCTCGAGAATTAAGTTCCAACGTTGAATGGTCTTCACTAAAAGGTGGTAATGAAGTGGTGGGGCCCGGGCCTTCGTTGCAGGTTCAACATCAAGGTTCTGTTTATCCACTTATGAATGGTTTCAGTAGCAGTTATGCTCCAGGTTCTCAATTGCAGGAAGCAATGGGAAGACACTCATCATCATTTTTAAATCCTCATACTTTAGATTCAAGTTCATTTGATACCTCTAGAAGCTTCCCTGGGATGATGAACTCCGAGAATGAGATGCCCACCCATGGAATGCCATATTGGCAAAATCTATCCATACAAGAAAGTTGGGATCGCCCATATCCAATGGAGCTCAATAAGGGATTCCAGGCATCTGGTTCCAAAAGTACCAATTTACCCATTGGTTCTCCTCCGCAACTAGACTTAGTCCTGCAGCTTTGA